A window of Chloracidobacterium sp. N contains these coding sequences:
- a CDS encoding response regulator: MKMPVLLLVDDDELVLELLNDILQDEFTVVTATDGPSALEKLRSLSALDGVITDFDMPHMSGLELMWRIRQRYPTLPMVGLSGTLRSHHQIAGRCPEGAVFLQKPFEVSELLTLARRLFQPPGNQDYAGRTQL; the protein is encoded by the coding sequence ATGAAAATGCCCGTTTTGCTGCTCGTGGATGATGATGAACTGGTTTTGGAGTTGCTCAATGACATCCTACAGGACGAGTTTACGGTTGTCACGGCGACGGATGGCCCCTCGGCCCTGGAGAAGCTGCGCTCGCTGAGCGCCCTGGATGGCGTCATCACAGACTTCGACATGCCCCACATGAGCGGTCTCGAACTGATGTGGCGGATTCGCCAACGTTACCCAACCCTGCCCATGGTTGGGCTTTCGGGGACGCTCCGCTCCCACCATCAGATTGCGGGCCGCTGCCCGGAAGGCGCTGTCTTCCTTCAGAAACCCTTTGAGGTGTCAGAATTGCTGACTTTAGCCCGCCGGCTCTTCCAACCGCCCGGCAATCAGGACTATGCTGGGCGCACACAACTCTGA
- a CDS encoding CoA transferase yields the protein MSQKVLDLCRLLPGPLAGRMLADLGFEVVRLLPPAGDLTQALSPQLYNWLAAGKQTITLDLKTPDGVGQLKALVAEAAILLEMNRPGVMERLGVGPETLRAINPKLTYVRIASYREAALYEAPGHDLTYLAGGGFIPRFGDGWKYLQIADGAGAYWAVIAALDGLRKGGGFYEVYLSEAAAGLAYPPPVKLDGSIVCYGIYPTREGQLALGLLEPHFWQRFCAAVGREDWKASAFSPAIESNPVYVEIRTLLAERTADEWEALALTHGFPARKVQPYVPPPSTIPWREVR from the coding sequence ATGTCACAGAAGGTACTCGATCTGTGCCGCCTTCTGCCCGGCCCGCTGGCCGGGCGGATGCTTGCGGACCTTGGCTTTGAAGTCGTACGTCTGCTGCCGCCGGCTGGCGACCTGACGCAGGCGCTGTCGCCACAGCTTTACAACTGGCTGGCAGCCGGAAAGCAGACAATCACCCTTGACCTGAAAACCCCCGATGGCGTCGGGCAACTCAAGGCACTCGTCGCCGAAGCGGCCATCCTGCTGGAAATGAACCGTCCGGGTGTCATGGAGCGTCTGGGCGTCGGGCCGGAAACACTGCGCGCCATCAACCCAAAGCTGACCTACGTACGGATTGCCAGCTACCGCGAAGCGGCCCTGTACGAAGCGCCGGGCCATGATCTGACCTATCTCGCGGGCGGCGGTTTCATCCCCCGCTTTGGCGACGGCTGGAAGTACCTGCAAATTGCGGACGGGGCCGGAGCCTACTGGGCGGTCATCGCCGCGCTGGACGGGCTGCGCAAGGGCGGCGGCTTCTATGAGGTGTATTTGTCCGAAGCGGCAGCCGGGCTGGCCTATCCGCCGCCCGTCAAGCTTGATGGAAGCATCGTCTGCTACGGTATCTATCCGACCCGCGAGGGGCAGTTGGCGCTGGGGCTGCTGGAGCCGCACTTCTGGCAACGCTTCTGCGCTGCCGTCGGACGCGAAGACTGGAAGGCTTCGGCGTTCTCGCCGGCTATTGAAAGCAATCCGGTGTACGTCGAAATCAGAACCCTGCTTGCCGAACGGACGGCGGACGAATGGGAAGCTCTGGCGCTGACCCACGGTTTTCCCGCCCGCAAGGTGCAACCCTACGTTCCGCCACCGAGCACCATTCCCTGGCGCGAAGTGCGCTGA
- a CDS encoding molybdopterin oxidoreductase family protein yields MATDRQHYRTCNLCEAMCGLEITVRGNDIVRIEGDRQDPFSQGYICPKGVALQDLHTDPNRLRHPVRRTRGGNWERITWEAAFDEVAGRLRDIQERHGNNAVATYQGNPAVHNFGTVLSFPSFVRTLKTRNIYSASSVDQLPHMVAAHAMFGHGLLLPVPDVERTQFFLIMGANPVVSNGSLMTAPGMSRRLQALRARGGRVVVVDPRRTETAELADQHLFIRPGTDAYLLLAMLHVLFAEGRVRLGRLAAFTDGVETLAAIVCDFPPARVAPLTGIAAETIETLAREFATASAAVCYGRVGLSIQTFGTSAQWLVNALNIVTGNLDREGGAMFPKAALDPLERFTAGHLGAWKSRVRGLPEFAGELPVAALAEEILTPGKGQVRALVTIAGNPVLSTPNGRQLDAALATLEFMAAVDIYINETTRHAHIILPPTGSLEHENYAAIFHHLAVRNTVKYSPAVFAPADDTRHDWQIFLELETRLASRTPLEAIRAQLRRGVRLGLGLDGMLDLAFRFGPYGTGLFGDGLTLAKVKAAPHGIDLGPLQPALPGRLWTKNRRIALAPEMLTQDVPRLHAQLQSQPMPPAANGTLLLIGRRQLRSNNSWMHNSERLVRGKARCTLLVHPDDARRYGITSGQMVKVMSRAGEITAPAEVSDEVMPGVVSLPHGWGHDRPGVQLDVARRYPGVSINDITDEQLVDEVSGNAALSGVPVRLAPVAGKAVSRPA; encoded by the coding sequence ATGGCGACTGACCGGCAGCATTACCGGACGTGCAACCTGTGCGAGGCCATGTGCGGTCTCGAAATCACCGTTCGCGGCAATGACATCGTACGCATCGAAGGCGACCGGCAGGACCCTTTCAGCCAGGGGTATATCTGCCCGAAAGGGGTTGCTCTACAAGACCTGCACACCGATCCCAACCGGCTGCGGCATCCGGTCCGTCGTACCCGTGGCGGCAACTGGGAGCGGATCACCTGGGAGGCGGCTTTCGATGAAGTGGCCGGGCGTCTGCGCGACATCCAGGAACGCCATGGCAACAACGCCGTGGCGACCTACCAGGGCAATCCGGCCGTGCACAACTTCGGCACGGTGCTTTCGTTCCCGTCCTTTGTGCGGACGCTGAAGACCAGAAACATCTACTCTGCCAGTTCGGTTGACCAGTTGCCGCACATGGTCGCGGCCCACGCCATGTTCGGCCACGGACTGCTTTTGCCCGTGCCGGACGTGGAGCGGACGCAGTTTTTTCTCATCATGGGGGCGAATCCGGTGGTCTCGAACGGCAGCCTCATGACGGCGCCCGGCATGTCGCGGCGGTTACAGGCGTTGCGCGCCCGTGGCGGCAGGGTCGTTGTCGTGGACCCGCGCCGGACGGAAACGGCCGAACTTGCCGACCAGCATCTTTTCATCCGGCCGGGAACGGATGCCTACCTGCTGCTCGCCATGCTGCACGTCCTGTTTGCCGAAGGGCGCGTTCGGCTGGGGCGGCTGGCGGCATTTACCGATGGCGTCGAAACGCTGGCGGCCATCGTGTGTGATTTCCCGCCGGCGCGCGTGGCGCCGCTCACCGGCATTGCTGCTGAAACCATTGAGACGCTGGCCCGCGAGTTTGCCACCGCGTCGGCGGCCGTGTGCTACGGCCGCGTCGGGCTTTCCATCCAGACCTTCGGGACAAGCGCCCAGTGGCTTGTCAACGCACTGAACATCGTCACCGGCAACCTTGACCGGGAAGGCGGAGCCATGTTTCCCAAAGCGGCGCTTGACCCGCTGGAGCGGTTCACGGCCGGGCATCTGGGGGCATGGAAAAGTCGCGTCCGCGGCCTGCCAGAGTTTGCCGGTGAACTGCCTGTGGCGGCGCTGGCCGAAGAAATCCTGACGCCAGGCAAGGGGCAGGTTCGTGCGCTGGTGACGATTGCCGGGAATCCCGTCCTTTCGACGCCCAACGGCCGGCAGCTCGATGCGGCGCTGGCCACGCTGGAGTTCATGGCGGCGGTGGACATCTACATCAACGAGACGACCCGCCACGCGCACATCATCCTGCCGCCGACGGGTTCGCTGGAGCACGAAAACTACGCGGCGATTTTTCACCATCTGGCCGTTCGCAATACGGTCAAATACTCGCCAGCCGTGTTTGCTCCGGCGGACGATACGCGCCACGACTGGCAGATTTTTCTCGAACTCGAAACGCGCCTCGCCAGCCGGACACCACTGGAAGCCATCCGGGCGCAACTGCGGCGGGGTGTCCGGTTGGGGCTGGGTCTCGATGGCATGCTGGATTTGGCGTTTCGTTTCGGCCCCTATGGAACGGGACTGTTCGGCGACGGCCTGACATTGGCGAAAGTCAAGGCGGCTCCGCACGGCATTGATCTGGGGCCGCTCCAACCGGCGCTGCCCGGACGGCTCTGGACAAAAAACAGGCGCATCGCCCTGGCGCCGGAGATGTTGACGCAGGATGTGCCGCGTCTTCATGCGCAACTTCAGTCCCAACCGATGCCGCCCGCTGCCAATGGCACCCTGCTGCTGATCGGCCGGCGTCAGCTTCGCAGCAACAACTCGTGGATGCACAACAGCGAACGGCTGGTACGCGGCAAAGCCCGCTGCACGCTGCTGGTGCATCCTGACGACGCCCGGCGGTATGGCATTACCTCCGGGCAGATGGTGAAGGTTATGTCCCGTGCCGGGGAAATCACCGCCCCGGCAGAAGTTTCCGATGAGGTCATGCCCGGTGTGGTCAGCCTGCCGCACGGTTGGGGGCATGACCGTCCCGGTGTCCAGCTCGACGTTGCCCGGCGCTATCCCGGCGTCAGCATCAACGACATCACCGATGAGCAACTGGTGGATGAAGTCAGCGGAAACGCCGCCCTCA